From a single Kitasatospora azatica KCTC 9699 genomic region:
- a CDS encoding LolA-like protein yields the protein MGVEFTLKTSARTVAAATLLAAALSACSGASGGSSDSGAGDGASHSPVADKLADDPLTAVRNAADITGRSGSAKAATQLTTESGDKKAAFSGGGPYDYVKRIGRLEVQVPPGAATTGKVVEVVEPGIVFLQNSGAKVPAGKWVKLDVRQLADGNLISNGATDPATAAGALRGAQQATEVGDETVDGVPLKHYKGTLDLAKAADATGGQAANGLRMAATTFTVKEVPFEAWLDSQGRLHKAVEVFTFAGVAGSKDAKDLVKVTSMLTLSEFGAKVEVAEPAAADVVEMKDTSSPK from the coding sequence ATGGGGGTTGAGTTCACCTTGAAGACGTCTGCCAGGACGGTCGCCGCCGCCACGCTGCTCGCGGCCGCGCTGTCCGCCTGCAGTGGCGCCTCCGGCGGCTCCTCGGACTCCGGCGCCGGTGACGGGGCCAGCCACAGCCCGGTCGCCGACAAGCTGGCCGACGACCCGCTGACCGCCGTGCGCAACGCTGCGGACATCACCGGGCGCAGCGGCTCCGCGAAGGCCGCCACCCAGCTGACCACCGAGTCCGGCGACAAGAAGGCCGCCTTCTCCGGCGGCGGCCCCTACGACTACGTCAAGCGGATCGGTCGGCTGGAGGTGCAGGTGCCGCCGGGCGCGGCCACCACCGGCAAGGTGGTCGAGGTGGTCGAGCCGGGCATCGTCTTCCTGCAGAACAGCGGCGCCAAGGTGCCCGCGGGCAAGTGGGTCAAGCTGGATGTCCGTCAGCTCGCCGACGGCAACCTGATCAGCAACGGCGCCACCGACCCGGCCACCGCCGCCGGCGCGCTGCGCGGCGCCCAGCAGGCCACCGAGGTCGGCGACGAGACGGTGGACGGGGTCCCGCTCAAGCACTACAAGGGCACCCTGGACCTGGCCAAGGCCGCCGACGCGACCGGCGGCCAGGCGGCGAACGGCCTGCGGATGGCGGCCACCACCTTCACCGTCAAGGAGGTGCCGTTCGAGGCCTGGCTGGACTCCCAGGGCCGACTGCACAAGGCCGTCGAGGTCTTCACCTTCGCCGGGGTGGCCGGTTCCAAGGACGCCAAGGACCTGGTCAAGGTGACCTCGATGCTGACGCTCAGTGAGTTCGGCGCCAAGGTCGAGGTGGCCGAGCCGGCCGCCGCCGACGTGGTCGAGATGAAGGACACCAGCTCGCCCAAGTGA